A DNA window from Patagioenas fasciata isolate bPatFas1 chromosome 1, bPatFas1.hap1, whole genome shotgun sequence contains the following coding sequences:
- the LOC136100001 gene encoding LOW QUALITY PROTEIN: olfactory receptor 52R1-like (The sequence of the model RefSeq protein was modified relative to this genomic sequence to represent the inferred CDS: inserted 1 base in 1 codon; substituted 1 base at 1 genomic stop codon), whose amino-acid sequence MIFYRIQKPLVRARDKKVLMSLNSTTLSHPPYFLLIGIPGLQKEQFWIAFPFCMMYAIAVLGNITLLLTIKAXSSLHEPMHLFLAMLASTDLVLSPFVAPKMLVVFWLGLREIEFQSCLTQLFFVHTFSSVESGVLMAMALDGYFAICWPLWHSSILSVLVVMALGSLVLMRRVLLVSPGCFFLHRMPFCHHRIISHSYCEHMAAVKLESGDTRLNVIYGLFVAFMVIGCDTILISASYIMILWVILGLPSTEXTCASHVCVILGFYVPALFAFPTHRFGHSIPPHIHIMVANLYLLVPPMLNPIVYGVRIKKLRDRVVRLFQQKGN is encoded by the exons ATGATTTTTTATAGGATTCAAAAGCCCTTAGTGCGGGCAAGAGACAAGAAGGTTTTAATGTCTCTGAACTCCACCACCCTCTCCCACCCTCCCTATTTCCTACTCATTGGCATCCCTGGGCTGCAGAAGGAGCAGTTCTGGATTGCGTTCCCCTTCTGCATGATGTATGCCATTGCTGTGCTGGGGAACATCACCCTTCTCCTCACTATAAAGGCATAGTCGAGCCTGCATGAGCCCATGCACCTCTTCCTGGCCATGCTGGCCTCCACCGACTTGGTCCTGTCACCATTCGTGGCACCCAAAATGCTCGTTGTCTTCTGGCTGGGTTTAAGGGAGATTGAGTTTCAATCCTGCCTTACTCAGTTGTTCTTCGTCCACACCTTCTCGTCAGTGGAGTCGGGCGTGCTCATGGCTATGGCCTTGGATGGCTACTTTGCTATTTGTTGGCCGCTGTGGCACTCCAGCATCCTCTCTGTGCTGGTGGTGATGGCCCTCGGGAGCCTGGTGCTGATGCGCAGGGTCCTCCTGGTGAGCCCCGGCTGCTTCTTCCTCCACAGGATGCCCTTCTGCCACCATCGCATCATCTCCCACTCCTACTGCGAGCACATGGCTGCGGTGAAGCTGGAGTCTGGGGACACCAGGCTTAATGTCATTTATGGCCTCTTCGTGGCTTTCATGGTGATAGGATGTGACACCATCCTGATCTCTGCGTCCTACATCATGATCTTGTGGGTGATCCTGGGGTTGCCGTCCACAG GCACTTGTGCGTCCCACGTCTGTGTCATCCTTGGCTTTTATGTCCCTGCCCTCTTCGCATTCCCCACCCACCGGTTTGGGCACAGCATTCCTCCCCACATCCATATAATGGTGGCCAATCTCTACCTGCTGGTGCCCCCCATGTTAAACCCCATTGTTTATGGGGTGAGGATCAAGAAGCTCCGGGACAGGGTGGTCCGCCTCTTCCAGCAGAAGGGAAACTGA